Sequence from the Candidatus Cloacimonadota bacterium genome:
CATCAATAACCCGGCTCACGATATATGGACGCATTAACCTTCCTTCATTGGCTAAAGCACCGTAAGCAGTAATTAGTTGCAAAGGGGTAACAGATATTTCCTGACCGAATGAAATTGAATGCAGAGAATAACCTTGCCAATCTCGCAGTTTGCGCAACAACCCGGCACTTTCACCATACAAGTCAGATCCGGTTCTATTACCAAAACCAAACGATATCATCGTGTCATACAACGATCTTGACCCTATCCGATCTGCTATCTTGACAGTACCAACATTACTTGATTTAATAATAACATCTCTGGCAGAGAGATCATGAAACTCCTTGGCATCACTGATCGTCCTGCCATGTTCTGTTGTATATTTTCGACAATCAAATATCTCATTGGTTTTAACTAACCTTTTTTCTAAAGCAGCCAGCATAGTAAAGGGCTTGAGAGTAGAACCCGGTTCAAACATATAGGTAGTTGCTAAATTCAATGAAACTCTGATCTCAGAAGTTGAGCGATCTTGATCAGAAGAGGTTATGCTCGACATTGCCAGTATTTCGCCTGTTTTGGGGTTCATAACGATGCCAACACTATTTTTTGCTCCAAAGAGTGTTAGCCCTTCTCTTAAATTCTTCTCCACGATATCTTGGATCCGGTAATCTATCGTTAAGATAAGAGAATTTCCGTTCTTCACAGCTTGTCTGCCAATGTTCGGTATTTTGATCGGGTTTCTCCGCCCATCAAAAAACATCTTATCCCACCCATAGACTCCTCGCAGATCCCTGTCGTAGATCTCTTCAATTCCATTTACACCCTGTAATTGACTCAATTCTGAAAGTGGCTCCTGAGTGCTTGTATAAATAGCGTTACCGATAAATCGAGAGCCGATATTCCCTTTGGGATAAACTCTCTGCTGCATACTATACTTCTTTCTTAAACCGGACTGATAGTTTTTTTTCTTCAACTCCCGTTCAATAGCTACTATATCTGATTCTTTTATTCTATCGTTTATATAAATACTCGACTGACCAGTCGGGCTGCTTAACCTGTTCAGAACCGCCTGTCTCGATAAATGAGAATTTGCCGAGATGATATTGGCAATATTTCGGTAATCCTCTGGCAATTTATTCCGGTCATTTTCCCTAAAACTATTTAGCATAGATCGGTCGTAATCTATCTGGTAAAATCTTACTGTCCGTACTAAAAGTTCACGGTTCCTATCATATATATTGCCCCGTAGAGGAGTAATTAGCGTTGTTGTAGCTTTGTAACGGGGATCATTCAGACCATGCAGATTGAGTATCTGCACTCCGAACAGATAAAAAGTCCAAAAGATAATTGCCCATGATATCAAGAACATAAAAGCAAAAAAACGTTTCATCATTCTTTTGTCTTCAGCGCTCTTCAGAGCTTCTCTTAATGAATATTGTTTTGGTTTCTTAAATTTCATAATTCATTCTTCCCCTTCACCCTTAGCTCCCTCGTAATCACCTTGTTAATGCTTCAGCAGAGGTTGTTATAGGATCGAGGAAAGTGAAGAAGGTTCTATTACTTCTCACATCCTGATAGATCACATGGACATTATCCGGATCAGTATGATTAAAGATCATATCCAGCTCATTCGTCGCTATCTCAACAATACGGCTGTAAGATCTTAGTTCATCGTAAGTAGATGTCAAATCATCGTTAGTCGCCTTTTCTCCCTTCAACTCAGAGTCTATTCCCAGAATATTTTTGTTAGTCATAACAATTTCGTTTTTCAGGCGAAACTGGATATAGATAGAAAAAAATATCAGGACTATTAAAAAGAGTAACTTAGGTTTCATGATCCTTCTCCTTACTGTAGATTAGTCTGTGAATATTTCAAGCTTAAATACCAGCTAAAGCCGGTGATACTGCCGCTCTTCATCAAATTGGTAAGCCCAAGTCAATGTGGCTATCAGATTTGGTGAAGAGCAGCGTTCCGGTAGCTTGTTATTTCTCCCTTTGTTTTTTCCCTGATTACTGATTACCGATCACTGCTTTTAAGCTTCCTCTGGTTTTCACTAATAACTAATAACTATTTATTCTCTCTGCTACCCGCATCTTAGCACTTCTTGCCTGCCTATTCTCTGCAACTTCTTCCGGTGATGGCAGTAACGGTCTTTTTGTTATGATCTTTAACTTTTTTTTCTTATTACAAATACATTTGGGAAACTTGGGTGGACAGATACATTCTTTCTCTTCCTGAACAAACAGTTGTTTCACTGTTCGGTCTTCTAAGCTATGATATGAAATAACAACGATTCTTCCGGTCGGATTTATTAATTCTACTGCATCATAAAGAGCTGCTTTTAATGCTTCCAACTCCCCATTGATATAGATCCTGATCCCTTGAAATATTCTTGCCTTGGCTTTTATTTTATAAGCTGAGTGAGTACTCTTATCAATGATCTCACTCAAATCTAAAGTTGTCTCGATCGGACGGATCTGACGCTGTTTAATGATACCTAAAGCTATCCTGTACGCCTCTCTCTCTTCACCATATTCTCTGAATATCTTGGTTAATTCTTCTAATGAATAGGTGTTAACAACATCGTGAGCAGTCAGTTCATCTTGTTGGTTCATTCTCATGTCTAATCTACCATCAAGATCAAAACTCATTCCCCGTGATGGTGTTGAGATCTGACTAAATGAAACTCCCAGATCAAATAATATACCATCAATTTTGGTTATTCTCTCCAAAGCAAGCCGTGATCTAATATTGACAAAATTATCATTAAAGATCAAAAATCTTTCTCTGTTCGACTCTTTTAAGTTATGATTATGTCTGATCGCCTCTTCATCCCGGTCGAAAGAATATAATCTCACAGTTTTGTTTGCCTGCAAAATTGCTGATGAATGCCCTCCGCCACCCAAAGTAGCATCAACATAGATCCCATTATCTTTCAACGCTAAATAGGAGATTGCTTCCTTCAGCATGACAGGTTTATGATAGTGGATCATGAGCGGTAACTTAGTGCGTTGAATCTGTCTGAATGAAATTGTAGTTTCTTCTTTCTTTCTTCTCTGAATTTCTCAGGATTCCAGAGAGATATGTAATCACCTTCACCTTTGATGATCACTGAATCTTTTATACCAACATCTTCTAAGAGAAAACTATCGATCCTGATCCGTCCAGGACCTTCTAATTCCCGTTTTGATAAAGCAAAATCGATCAGACTATTCATAAACAATTTATCATTTTCATCACCTTTCTTCAAGCGGTCAATCAGGGCATTCCAGTTATCTAAGGGATATACCGCCAGATTAGTACCATCTGAACCTATTGTGACAATGACACTCTGCTTGGATGCAGCACTAAAATTCTTCTTAAAAACTGCAGGGAGAGTGATTCTGTTGTTATGAACAGCATTCTCGAAAATTCCTAAAAATTCACCAGACATTTGACCTCCAGTCACCACGACAATCATCTCGTTGACTGTATTTGAATATCTTTGACAATTCGTGACAAAAATTGACTAGAAGATTAAAACCGTCAAGCATTATTTTTAAAAGAAACAAGATTTGTTCTGAATTCTAAGATAAGCTATGTACAAAAGTATAAGTCATAACTATGGTAGTTAAAGAGTTAAGAGCAAATTTTATGTAATTATAATACTACTTTATCATAAGGGAGCACACGAGCCGGCCAAGGCCGACTCGTGTGCTCCCTAAAGAGATGCTATATTTAGAGATAAATATTGACTTAATAAGACTGATATTATGGATAAAGAAAAATAGTTTTGCTGAGGTTATAAATGAAAATATCCTGTATAGACACTCCGGCTCTGATAATTGATTATAATATTTTGCAAAGAAACTTAAAGATGATGGCATTACTGGCAGATTCAGTAGGGATAAAGCTAAGACCACATATCAAAACGCATAAGATTAATGAAATTGCTCTGGAACAAATCACTTTGAGTGATAATGGAATTACAGTAGCCAAATTGAGTGAAGCGGAAGTAATGAGTGAAGCAGGTATCAATGATATTCTCATAGCCAATGAAATAATCGGTGAGCAAAAAATTAGACGACTAAGTCGTTTATGCATAAACAATTGTATACAGGTATGTGTTGATAGCTCGGAAGGAGTAAACCAATTAGAACAATATCTAGATTTGAAAGATAGAAAACTGGGAGTATTGATCGAAATCGATACCGGAATGAATCGTTGTGGGTTGTCGGCAGCTGCAGACATCGTTAAATTAGCTCGTTTAGTGATTAATTCAGAGAAATTGCAATTTAGAGGGATTTTAAGTCATTCAGGAAATATTTATAGTTCAAAG
This genomic interval carries:
- a CDS encoding PASTA domain-containing protein, producing MKFKKPKQYSLREALKSAEDKRMMKRFFAFMFLISWAIIFWTFYLFGVQILNLHGLNDPRYKATTTLITPLRGNIYDRNRELLVRTVRFYQIDYDRSMLNSFRENDRNKLPEDYRNIANIISANSHLSRQAVLNRLSSPTGQSSIYINDRIKESDIVAIERELKKKNYQSGLRKKYSMQQRVYPKGNIGSRFIGNAIYTSTQEPLSELSQLQGVNGIEEIYDRDLRGVYGWDKMFFDGRRNPIKIPNIGRQAVKNGNSLILTIDYRIQDIVEKNLREGLTLFGAKNSVGIVMNPKTGEILAMSSITSSDQDRSTSEIRVSLNLATTYMFEPGSTLKPFTMLAALEKRLVKTNEIFDCRKYTTEHGRTISDAKEFHDLSARDVIIKSSNVGTVKIADRIGSRSLYDTMISFGFGNRTGSDLYGESAGLLRKLRDWQGYSLHSISFGQEISVTPLQLITAYGALANEGRLMRPYIVSRVIDENHRLIRENSPQRIRTLSNKAALDTLKTIMQDVVEYGTGTATKLSYINIAGKTGTAQKQAAGQVGYSNKYIANFVGFYPAEDPRLVCLVLYDEPSYRYRHASTSATVTFRKITEQILALPDYNIVPKIRLQEQQFVTMPNVTGMRLSRAQNILERNNIKYQIEGVTDPDNIVIINQLPKQGVQIDQEQIVIIVAENPSRMAEEEPAEQVMPSLIGLTLRQAVAEAKKFNLHLVVEGMGVVSYQSIPAGRSIDVGATCRIKANL
- the rsmH gene encoding 16S rRNA (cytosine(1402)-N(4))-methyltransferase RsmH, producing MIHYHKPVMLKEAISYLALKDNGIYVDATLGGGGHSSAILQANKTVRLYSFDRDEEAIRHNHNLKESNRERFLIFNDNFVNIRSRLALERITKIDGILFDLGVSFSQISTPSRGMSFDLDGRLDMRMNQQDELTAHDVVNTYSLEELTKIFREYGEEREAYRIALGIIKQRQIRPIETTLDLSEIIDKSTHSAYKIKAKARIFQGIRIYINGELEALKAALYDAVELINPTGRIVVISYHSLEDRTVKQLFVQEEKECICPPKFPKCICNKKKKLKIITKRPLLPSPEEVAENRQARSAKMRVAERINSY
- a CDS encoding protein MraZ, producing MSGEFLGIFENAVHNNRITLPAVFKKNFSAASKQSVIVTIGSDGTNLAVYPLDNWNALIDRLKKGDENDKLFMNSLIDFALSKRELEGPGRIRIDSFLLEDVGIKDSVIIKGEGDYISLWNPEKFREERKKKLQFHSDRFNALSYRS